DNA sequence from the Cupriavidus sp. WKF15 genome:
ATCATCATCCGGGGCAAACACGCGCACGCGCAGGCGCCAGTTGTGGGTCACGGACAGCAGGTGCGATACCGCGGCAAAACGCAGGCCGTCCCAGGCGCCGTCGCCGTACTCGGAATAGTCCACGCCGCACAGGTCGATCAGCTGCTCGAAACGCAGCGTCGGATCGTCGCGCAGGATGCGGGCCACTTCCAGGTAGTCGTCTGCCTTGACGACCAGCGTCAGTTCGCCAGTCGCTTCAATCAGTTTCTGCACGCGCTTGTCGAGAGCTTTCTCGAGCGCGGCCTTCAGGATCTCAAGCTTCGCCATGTCAGCCCTTGCGCGCGATGGTGTTGGTACGCTTGATCTTGTTCTGCAGCTGGATTACGCCATAGATCAGCGCTTCAGCCGTGGGCGGGCAGCCCGGCACGTAGATGTCCACCGGCACAATGCGGTCGCAGCCGCGCACCACCGAGTACGAGTAGTGGTAGTAGCCGCCGCCATTGGCGCAAGAGCCCATCGAGATCACCCAGCGCGGCTCGGCCATCTGGTCGTAGACCTTGCGCAGCGCGGGCGCCATCTTGTTGCACAGCGTGCCGGCCACGATCATCACATCCGACTGGCGCGGGGACGGGCGGAACACCACGCCGAAGCGGTCCAGGTCGTAGCGCGCGGCGCCGGCATGCATCATTTCCACGGCACAGCAGGCCAGGCCAAAGGTCATCGGCCACAGCGACCCGGTGCGGGTCCAGTTGATCAGCTTGTCAGCGGTAGTCGTGACAAAGCCTTCGTTGAGAACGCCTTCGATTGCCATTTCACATCACTCCCAATCGAGCGCGCCCTTTTTCCAGATGTAGACGAAGCCCACGATGAATTCCAGCAGAAACACGCCCATGGCGATGAATCCCGGCCAGCCGATATCCTTGAGGGCAACGCCCCACGGAAACAGGAAGGCGGTTTCGAGATCGAACAGGATAAAAAGGATGGCGATGAGGTAGTAGCGCACGTCGAACTTCATGCGCGCATCCTCGAACGCTTCGAAGCCGCACTCGTACGGCGACAGCTTCGCGGGATCAGGTTTGTTCGGGCCGAGAATCCGACCAATCGACATCAGCGCCACGCCAAGCACAACGCCGAAGATGATGAAGATGAGAACGGGGAAGTAGGCTTCGAGAGTCAAGATACGGCCAGCCTTATCTGGAATGTTGTCAACAGCACCAGCTGAAGCGGCGTCCTGTTGCCCACCCCAGGCGCTATGCCGAAAACTCCCGGCGCGCCGCCTTGCGGATTGCCGGAGCCCCCTTGCCGGGAGCATTGCCCGACAGAGAACTCCGATCAAGTTGTTTGGTGCCGACGGCGAGACTCGAACTCGCACAGCTTTCGCCACTACCCCCTCAAGATAGCGTGTCTACCAATTTCACCACGTCGGCTGGGGGAGAAACAATATTGCCTGGCGCCGGGTTTTGAGGCCCTTCGGGGCTTCTGCAGAGGCTTTTGCCTTTGCTCAAGCCCCATCGCTGGGGAATCGTTTCAAGCCTTGGATTCTAACCCGGTTTGCTGCATTGTTCAACGCACAACTACAAAAAAAATCAGGAATCGAATCCAAGGCCGCATGATTATTTCGGAACCGCAGGCGCAGCGGGAGCCGAAGCGTCCGCAGCCGCTGCAGCAGGCGCCGAGGCAGCGGCCGGAACCGGCGCGGACGCCGGGGCCGAGCCCATCACGCCCAGCGACGCGGCAGGTTTGTAGTTGCCCATCAGCGTCAGGCTGAGCGTGCAGATGAAGAACAGTGTCGCCAGCACCGCAGTCGTACGCGACAGGAAGTTTGCCGAACCCGTTGCGCCAAACAGGCTGCCCGAAGCGCCTGACCCGAACGCCGCACCCACATCGGCACCCTTGCCGTGCTGAATCAGCACCAGGCCGATGACGCCGAGTGCCGACAACACCTGCACCAGTACCAACAAAGTCTTGAAAATTGCCATTTGGATAAAGTTAGCGTTACTTGCCTGATCGGATGTTCGGTGCGACAGGCATTCAGGCGTTGCCGATCGCGAGAAAATCTTCCGATTTCAGCGAGGCACCACCAATCAGGCCTCCGTCGATATCGGACATGGAAAACAATTCGACCGCATTGTCCGGCTTCACACTACCGCCGTACAAAATAGCCATGCGTTCGGCAACGCCAGCGTCGCGCTCGCGCACCTTGCCGCGCAGGAACGCATGCACGGCCTGTGCCTGCTCGCTGGTCGCGGTCTTGCCCGTGCCGATCGCCCAGACCGGCTCGTAGGCCAGCACCACGCGACCCAGCTGCTCGACCGACAGCGCATCGAGGACCGCCTGCAACTGGCGACCCACGACAGCCTCGGTTTCACCGGCTTCGCGCTCGGCGAGCGTTTCGCCGACACAGATCACCGGCGAGATACCGAACTCGAGGGCTCGCAGCGCCTTCGCTGCAACCACCGCATCGGTCTCCGCATGGTAGGTACGACGCTCCGAGTGACCAACCAGCGCATAAGTGCAGCCAAACTCACCCAGCATGGACGCCGCCACTTCGCCGGTGAAGGCCCCACGAGCCTCGGCGGACACGTCCTGCGCCCCCCAGGCCACTTGCGAGCCGTTCAGCAGCGCCTGGCACTGTGCAAGATAGGGGAAAGGCGCGCAGACCGCCAGCCGCGCACGCGCGGGGGCCGCCTTGATTCCCTCGAGCAGCGCGGCGTTGGCGGCCAGGCTGCCGTGCATCTTCCAGTTGCCGATGACGAGCTTTTGTCTCACGGGGTCCCCTCCCAAATCAAACCGGGTATTGTAGCTTGCGGCAGGGGGCCGGCGCTACCACGCGCGGGCGAAGCCGGCGCGGCAACATTGCGAGGCAATTACCAGGTCAGGACGATCTTGCCGATGTGCTCGCTAGACTCCATCAGCCGGTGCGCTTCAGCCGCCTGCGCGGCGGGAAATACCTTGTGGATCACGGGCTTGATCTTGCCCGCCTCGAGCAACGGCCACACCTGCTGATGCAGCGCCTGGGCGATCTGCCCCTTGAATGCCGCAGATCTCGGTCGCAGCGTCGAGCCCGTGACCGTGATCCGGCGGCGCAGGATATCGCCGAGCGGTATTTCCGCCTTGGCACCACCCAGCAGAGCGATGATGACAATGCGGCCGTCATCGGCAATGCACTTCAGCTCGCGCCCGAGATAGGAGCCAGCCACCATGTCGAGGATCACGTCAACGCCCTTGCCTCCGGTCAGCGTGGCAACTTCGGCAACGAAATCCTGGGTCTTGTAGTTGATGGCACGGTCTGCGCCGAGATCCTCGCAGGCCTTGCACTTCTCGTCGGTGCCGGCGGTGACGAACACCTTGTAGCCGAGCGCCTTGGCAATCTGGATCGCGGTCGTACCGATGCCGCTCGAGCCGCCCTGGATCAGCAGCGTCTCATCCTTCCCGCGCGGGCCCTGGCCGAGATAGCCACGGTCGAACACATTGCTCCACACCGTGAAGAACGTTTCCGGCAGCGCAGCGGCCTCGATGTCGCTCAACCCCTTCGGGGCCGGCAGGCATTGGGCCACCGGAGCCGTGCACAGCTGCGCATAGCCGCCACCCTGCACCAATGCGCAAACGCGATCGCCAACCTTCAGGCCGAAGCGATTGTCCGCATGGGAAAGGTCGCCGCCAACCACCACGCCCGCCACTTCCAGGCCCGGCAGGTCCGACGCGCCGGGCGGTACCGGGTAGTTGCCGGTGCGCTGGAACACGTCCGGACGATTGACCCCGGCCGCGGCGACGCGGATCAGGATCTCGCCA
Encoded proteins:
- a CDS encoding NADH-quinone oxidoreductase subunit C yields the protein MAKLEILKAALEKALDKRVQKLIEATGELTLVVKADDYLEVARILRDDPTLRFEQLIDLCGVDYSEYGDGAWDGLRFAAVSHLLSVTHNWRLRVRVFAPDDDFPVVPSVIDVWNSVNWFEREAFDFYGIVFEGHPDLRRILTDYGFVGHPFRKDFPTSGYVEMRYDPEQKRVIYQPVTIEPREITPRVIREENYGGTQH
- a CDS encoding NADH-quinone oxidoreductase subunit B, translating into MAIEGVLNEGFVTTTADKLINWTRTGSLWPMTFGLACCAVEMMHAGAARYDLDRFGVVFRPSPRQSDVMIVAGTLCNKMAPALRKVYDQMAEPRWVISMGSCANGGGYYHYSYSVVRGCDRIVPVDIYVPGCPPTAEALIYGVIQLQNKIKRTNTIARKG
- a CDS encoding NADH-quinone oxidoreductase subunit A, producing the protein MTLEAYFPVLIFIIFGVVLGVALMSIGRILGPNKPDPAKLSPYECGFEAFEDARMKFDVRYYLIAILFILFDLETAFLFPWGVALKDIGWPGFIAMGVFLLEFIVGFVYIWKKGALDWE
- the secG gene encoding preprotein translocase subunit SecG; the protein is MAIFKTLLVLVQVLSALGVIGLVLIQHGKGADVGAAFGSGASGSLFGATGSANFLSRTTAVLATLFFICTLSLTLMGNYKPAASLGVMGSAPASAPVPAAASAPAAAAADASAPAAPAVPK
- the tpiA gene encoding triose-phosphate isomerase; its protein translation is MHGSLAANAALLEGIKAAPARARLAVCAPFPYLAQCQALLNGSQVAWGAQDVSAEARGAFTGEVAASMLGEFGCTYALVGHSERRTYHAETDAVVAAKALRALEFGISPVICVGETLAEREAGETEAVVGRQLQAVLDALSVEQLGRVVLAYEPVWAIGTGKTATSEQAQAVHAFLRGKVRERDAGVAERMAILYGGSVKPDNAVELFSMSDIDGGLIGGASLKSEDFLAIGNA
- a CDS encoding NAD(P)H-quinone oxidoreductase; this encodes MQAIEIREYGAPEVLQEAQRPDPVPGAGEILIRVAAAGVNRPDVFQRTGNYPVPPGASDLPGLEVAGVVVGGDLSHADNRFGLKVGDRVCALVQGGGYAQLCTAPVAQCLPAPKGLSDIEAAALPETFFTVWSNVFDRGYLGQGPRGKDETLLIQGGSSGIGTTAIQIAKALGYKVFVTAGTDEKCKACEDLGADRAINYKTQDFVAEVATLTGGKGVDVILDMVAGSYLGRELKCIADDGRIVIIALLGGAKAEIPLGDILRRRITVTGSTLRPRSAAFKGQIAQALHQQVWPLLEAGKIKPVIHKVFPAAQAAEAHRLMESSEHIGKIVLTW